GAACCTGCTGGGGCTCGGCTCGTTTGCCGACGGCCCCAGCAAGCATGAACTCACAGCTGTCGTCAACGTTGGAGACGACGCATGGATGCACGGCGTTCGCATCTGTCCGGACCTCGACACCTGCATGTACACCCTCGGCGGCGGGATCGACCCCGAGCGCGGCTGGGGCCATCGCAACGAAACCTGGAACGCCAAGGAGGAGCTCGCGGCCTACGGCGTGCAACCCGATTGGTTCGGTCTCGGCGACCGCGACCTGGCGACACACCTGGTACGTAGCCAGATGCTACGGGCCGGCTACCCCCTGTCCCAGGTGACAGAGGCGCTCTGCAAACGCTGGCAGCCCGGCGCGCGGTTGCTGCCCGCGAGTGACGAGCGCAGTGAGACCCACGTCGTCATCACCGATCCCGCTGACGGCGAGCGGCGCGCCATCCACTTCCAGGAGTGGTGGGTGCGTTATCGGGCAAAGGTCCCGACGCACAGTTTTGCGTACGTCGGTGCAGATAAGGCAACAGCCGGACCCGGCGTGCTCGAGGCCATCGGCGAAGCCGACGTGGTGTTGCTGGCACCGTCGAACCCCGTGGTCAGCATAGGTCCCATCCTGCAGATTCCCGGCATCCGCGGCGCACTGCGCTCCACCGCCGCACCGGTGATCGGGTACTCCCCCATCATCGCCGGAAAACCATTGCGCGGCATGGCGGATGAATGCCTGAGGGTCATCGGCGTCGAATCGACCTCGCAGGCCGTCGGTGAGTATTTCGGCGCGCGCTCCGGCACCGGCCTGCTCGACGGGTGGCTCGTGGCCGAGGGCGACCACGCCGAGATCGAGGGAGTGAACGTGAAGGCGGTGCCATTGCTGATGACCGATCCGGAGGCGACCGCTGCGATGGTGCGCGCAGGCCTTCACCTCGCCGGGGTGCCGCTGTGAACGCCGAGCACGGTTCGGCCGACCGGGTCGAGATCCTGCCGGTACCGGGTCTGCCGGAGTTCCGGCCTGGCGATGACCTCGTCGGGGCGCTCGCCGACGCGGCGCCGTGGCTGCGCGATGGCGACGTGCTGGTCGTGACCAGCAAGGTGGTCTCTAAGTGTGAGGGCCGGATCGTCGAGGCCCCGTCCGATCCCGAGGAGCGGGACACCCTGCGTCGCAAACTCATCGACGAGGAGGCGGTGCGCGTGCTGGCGCGCAAGGGCCGCACGCTGATCACCGAGAACGCGATCGGGCTCATCCAGGCCGCCGCCGGGGTGGATGGTTCCAACGTCGGCTCGACGGAACTCGCGCTGCTGCCGGTCGACCCGGACGGCAGCGCGGCCGCGCTGCGCGAGGGTCTGCGTGAGCGACTCGGCGTCACGGTCGGCGTCGTGATCACCGACACCATGGGCCGCGCGTGGCGCACCGGGCAGACCGACTTCGCCATCGGCGCATCGGGTCTGACGGTGCTGCACGGGTATGCCGGTTCCCACGACCGTCACGGCAACGAGTTGCTGGTCACCGAGGTCGCGGTCGCCGACGAGATCGCCGCGGCCGCCGATCTGGTCAAGGGCAAGCTGACCGCGATCCCGGTCGCCGTGGTGCGCGGGCTCAGATTGCCCGACGACGGCTCCACCGCCCGGCGGCTGCTGCGGTCCGGCGAGGACGACCTGTTCTGGCTCGGCACCGCCGAGGCCATCGAGATGGGTCGCAGGCAGGCCCTGCTGCTGCGCCGCTCGGTGCGCCGGTTCAGCGACGAGCCGGTTCCGCACGACGCCATCGAGGCGGCCGTCGGCGAGGCGCTCACCGCACCCGCCCCGCACCACACCCGGCCCGTGCGCTTCGTGTGGGTACAGAACCCCGAGACCCGCACCGGGCTGCTGGATCGCATGAAGGAACGCTGGCGTGCCGACCTCACCGCAGACGGGCTCGACACCGATGCCGTCGAACGCCGTGTGGGCCGCGGGCAGATCCTCTACGACGCGCCGGAACTGGTGATCCCCTTCCTGGTTCCCGACGGCGCGCACAGCTATCCCGACCCGACCCGCACCGCGGCCGAGCACACCATGTTCACCGTGGCCGTCGGTGCGGCCGTGCAAGGGTTGCTGGTCGCGCTCGCGGTGCGTGACATCGGCAGTTGCTGGATCGGGTCGACGATCTTCGCCGCGGACCTCGTTCGCGCCGAACTCGATTTGCCCGACGATTGGGAACCCTTGGGCGCCATCGCGATCGGCTATCCCGATGAAGGGTTGCAGCCACGCGGCCCGGTGTCCACCGACGAACTGCTGGTACGCAAGTGAGCCTGCACGATTCGGCGACGCGACTGTTGACCGACTGGGACGCGCCCGATCCCGCGCAGGACTCCCTGCGTCACGCGCTGCTGTCGTTTCTCGCGGCCCGGCCCGACGCCTGCCTTCGCGCATGCGTACCGGGGCACATCACCGCGTCGGCACTCGTCCTCGATCACACCGGAACGCACACCCTGCTGACGCTGCATCCGCGCTTCGGGCGTTGGCTGCAACTCGGTGGGCATTGTGAGGAATCCGATCCCGACATCCACGCCGCCGCCCTGCGCGAGGCCACCGAGGAATCGGGCATCGAGGGGCTGACGATCGACCCCGGTCTTGCCGCACTCCACGTCCATCCGGTCACGTGCTCACTCGGGGTACCGACGCGGCACCTCGACATGCAGTTTCTGGTTCGGGCCCCTGAGGACGCCGAAATCGCCCGCAGCGACGAATCATTGGACCTGCGGTGGTGGCCCCTCGACGCGTTGCCCGAAGGCACCGACTTCGGGCTCAACCAGCTTGCGGCGGCCGCGCGGGCCGCGGCGCGATAGCCTCAGACGTCGGTCGAGTAGCGGATTCCGCCGTCGGGAATGGTCACACCCGGCCACACCCGTGCGCCGCGCAGCAGTTCGCAACGCGCGCCGATGTCGGCGCCATCGCCGATCACGCCGTCGCGGATGAGGGCGCGCGGCCCGATCCGGGCGCCGAAACCGATGATCGAGCGTTCGATCACCGCGCCGGCGCCCACTCGGACGCCGTCGAAGATCACCGCGCCGTCGAGGCGTGCTCCTGCCCCGATCTCGGCGCCCCGGCCCACCACGGTGCCGCCGATGAGCAGGGCGCCCGGCGCGACCCCGGCGCCGTCGTGCACAAGCGATTCCCCCCGATGCCCGTCGAGTGCGGGCGAGACGGCGATCCCGCGCACGAGGTCGGCCGATCCGCGGACGAAGTCCTCGGGCGTCCCCATGTCGCGCCAGTAGGAGATGTCGACGTGGCCGTAGATGCGCAGGCCGTCGGCGAGCAGGCTCGGGAACACCTCACGCTCCACCGACAGCACGCGGCCCTTCGGGAGCCGGTCGATGATCTCGCGTTTGAACACGTAGCAGCCCGCGTTGATCTGGTCGGTCGGCGGATCCTGCGTCTTCTCCAGGAACGCGGTCACCCGGCCGTCGGCGTCGGTGGGCACGCACCCGAAGGCGCGGGGGTCACCGACGCGCACCAGATGCAAGGTCACGTCGGCGTCGTTGGCGTCGTGCGTCTGCAGGATCGCGCCGAGATCGGCGCAGGAGAGCACGTCGCCGTTGAACACCATCACGGTGTCGTGGCGCAGTTTGTCGGCGACGTTCGCGATGGCGCCGCCTGTGCCCAAAGCCTCTGTCTCCGTGACGTAGTCGATCTCCAGACCCAACTTGGACCCGTCACCGAACTCGGCCTCGAACACCTCGGCCTTGTACGAGGTGCCCATCACCACGTGCCTGATCCCGGCCGCGGCGATCCGCGACAACAGGTGTGTCAGAAACGGCAGCCCCGCGGTCGGCAGCATCGGCTTGGGCGCCGAAAGGGTCAGCGGGCGAAGGCGTGTGCCCTGCCCGCCGACGAGAATGACGGCATCGACTTGTGCAGGTTCGGTCATCGCTACGCCCCCTTGTTCGCCCGCTTGCGCCGAGAGTTTCCAACCACCAGCCCGGCCCGCACCGCCAGCGCGCCCCGGATAGCCCACCGTAATGGGGCCTGCCAGACCGCGGGGTAGCGATCAGCCAGAAAAGT
This genomic window from Mycolicibacterium goodii contains:
- a CDS encoding coenzyme F420-0:L-glutamate ligase; its protein translation is MNAEHGSADRVEILPVPGLPEFRPGDDLVGALADAAPWLRDGDVLVVTSKVVSKCEGRIVEAPSDPEERDTLRRKLIDEEAVRVLARKGRTLITENAIGLIQAAAGVDGSNVGSTELALLPVDPDGSAAALREGLRERLGVTVGVVITDTMGRAWRTGQTDFAIGASGLTVLHGYAGSHDRHGNELLVTEVAVADEIAAAADLVKGKLTAIPVAVVRGLRLPDDGSTARRLLRSGEDDLFWLGTAEAIEMGRRQALLLRRSVRRFSDEPVPHDAIEAAVGEALTAPAPHHTRPVRFVWVQNPETRTGLLDRMKERWRADLTADGLDTDAVERRVGRGQILYDAPELVIPFLVPDGAHSYPDPTRTAAEHTMFTVAVGAAVQGLLVALAVRDIGSCWIGSTIFAADLVRAELDLPDDWEPLGAIAIGYPDEGLQPRGPVSTDELLVRK
- the cofD gene encoding 2-phospho-L-lactate transferase, with amino-acid sequence MKITVLVGGVGGARFLLGVQNLLGLGSFADGPSKHELTAVVNVGDDAWMHGVRICPDLDTCMYTLGGGIDPERGWGHRNETWNAKEELAAYGVQPDWFGLGDRDLATHLVRSQMLRAGYPLSQVTEALCKRWQPGARLLPASDERSETHVVITDPADGERRAIHFQEWWVRYRAKVPTHSFAYVGADKATAGPGVLEAIGEADVVLLAPSNPVVSIGPILQIPGIRGALRSTAAPVIGYSPIIAGKPLRGMADECLRVIGVESTSQAVGEYFGARSGTGLLDGWLVAEGDHAEIEGVNVKAVPLLMTDPEATAAMVRAGLHLAGVPL
- a CDS encoding sugar phosphate nucleotidyltransferase; its protein translation is MTEPAQVDAVILVGGQGTRLRPLTLSAPKPMLPTAGLPFLTHLLSRIAAAGIRHVVMGTSYKAEVFEAEFGDGSKLGLEIDYVTETEALGTGGAIANVADKLRHDTVMVFNGDVLSCADLGAILQTHDANDADVTLHLVRVGDPRAFGCVPTDADGRVTAFLEKTQDPPTDQINAGCYVFKREIIDRLPKGRVLSVEREVFPSLLADGLRIYGHVDISYWRDMGTPEDFVRGSADLVRGIAVSPALDGHRGESLVHDGAGVAPGALLIGGTVVGRGAEIGAGARLDGAVIFDGVRVGAGAVIERSIIGFGARIGPRALIRDGVIGDGADIGARCELLRGARVWPGVTIPDGGIRYSTDV
- a CDS encoding NUDIX hydrolase, giving the protein MSLHDSATRLLTDWDAPDPAQDSLRHALLSFLAARPDACLRACVPGHITASALVLDHTGTHTLLTLHPRFGRWLQLGGHCEESDPDIHAAALREATEESGIEGLTIDPGLAALHVHPVTCSLGVPTRHLDMQFLVRAPEDAEIARSDESLDLRWWPLDALPEGTDFGLNQLAAAARAAAR